A genomic stretch from Erigeron canadensis isolate Cc75 chromosome 9, C_canadensis_v1, whole genome shotgun sequence includes:
- the LOC122581987 gene encoding phosphomethylpyrimidine synthase, chloroplastic — MASVHANLTSVMCKNVNHSGISKLSKTAFLPIFDVAADPTNLWKKEIRSSYIMVPRATLTFDPPSTNVEKTKQRKNTVDPASPDFLPLPSFEQCFPQSTKEYREVVHEESGNVLKVPFRRVHLAGDEPHFDAYDTSGPQNISPQVGLPKLRKEWIDRREKADPPRYTQMYYAKKGVITEEMVYCAAREKLDPEFVRSEVARGRAIIPSNKKHLELEPMIVGRNFLVKINANIGNSAVVSSIEEEVHKLQWATMWGADTIMDLSTGRHIHETREWILRNSSVPVGTVPIYQALEKVNGIAENLNWEVFRETLIEQAEQGVDYFTIHAGVLLRYIPLTAKRMTGIVSRGGSIHAKWCLAYHKENFAYEHWDDILDICNQYDIALSIGDGLRPGSIYDANDTAQFAELLTQGELTRRAWEKDVQVMNEGPGHIPMHKIPENMQKQLEWCNEAPFYTLGPLTTDIAPGYDHITSAIGAANIGALGTALLCYVTPKEHLGLPNRDDVKTGVISYKIAAHAADLAKGHPHAQEWDDALSKARFEFRWLDQFALSLDPMTATSFHDETLPSDGAKVAHFCSMCGPKFCSMKITEDVRKYAEEHGYGSAEEAVQQGMDAMSAEFQAAKKTVSGEQHGEAGGEIYLPESYISAKKI; from the exons ATGGCGTCTGTTCATGCTAATTTGACATCAGTTATGTGTAAAAATGTGAACCATTCTGGCATTTCAAAGCTTTCAAAGACTGCTTTCTTGCCTATTTTTGATGTGGCTGCTGATCCTACAAACTTATGGAAGAAGGAAATACGGTCCTCTTATATAATGGTGCCTCGCGCCACGTTGACTTTTGACCCCCCATCAACTAATGTGGAGAAGACTAAGCAAAGGAAGAATACAGTGGACCCGGCTTCCCCTGATTTCCTTCCACTCCCATCCTTTGAACAATGTTTCCCACAAAGCACAAAGGAATACAG GGAAGTTGTTCATGAAGAGTCTGGTAATGTTCTTAAAGTTCCATTTCGCCGTGTTCACCTGGCAGGGGATGAACCacattttgatgcatatgaCACCAGTGGTCCACAAAACATAAGCCCCCAAGTTG GACTCCCGAAGTTACGCAAGGAATGGATTGATCGGAGGGAGAAAGCAGATCCACCAAGATACACCCAAATGTACTATGCTAAGAAAGGAGTCATTACCGAGGAGATGGTCTACTGTGCTGCCAGGGAGAAACTCGACCCGGAATTTGTGAGATCAGAAGTTGCTCGTGGCCGTGCAATCATTCCTTCCAACAAGAAGCACTTAGAGTTGGAGCCCATGATTGTTGGTAGGAATTTCTTGGTGAAAATCAACGCAAATATCGGAAATTCTGCTGTTGTAAGCTCAATTGAAGAAGAAGTTCACAAGCTTCAGTGGGCTACAATGTGGGGTGCTGATACCATCATGGATCTTTCAACGGGCCGTCACATCCATGAGACCCGTGAATGGATTCTCCGTAACTCTTCTGTTCCAGTTGGTACCGTGCCCATTTATCAAGCACTGGAAAAAGTCAATGGGATTGCAGAAAATCTAAACTGGGAAGTTTTCCGTGAGACATTGATTGAACAAGCTGAGCAGGGTGTGGATTACTTCACAATCCATGCGGGTGTTCTGCTTCGTTATATCCCATTAACAGCTAAAAGAATGACAGGAATTGTTTCTAGAGGCGGTTCCATTCATGCAAAATGGTGTTTGGCTTACCATAAGGAAAATTTTGCTTATGAGCATTGGGATGACATTCTTGATATCTGTAACCAGTATGATATTGCTTTATCCATTGGTGATGGATTAAGGCCCGGCTCAATCTATGATGCTAATGATACTGCTCAGTTTGCAGAGCTCTTGACTCAAGGTGAACTAACTCGTAGAGCATGGGAGAAGGATGTACAG GTCATGAACGAAGGGCCTGGGCATATCCCAATGCATAAAATCCCAGAAAATATGCAAAAACAGCTGGAATGGTGTAATGAAGCACCATTCTACACACTTGGACCACTGACTACTGATATTGCACCAGGATACGATCACATTACTTCAGCCATTGGTGCAGCCAACATTGGAGCCCTTGGAACTGCACTTCTATGCTACGTGACACCAAAGGAGCACCTTGGTCTACCCAATCGCGATGATGTTAAAACTGGTGtcatatcatataaaatagCTGCTCATGCTGCTGATCTGGCTAAAGGCCACCCGCATGCTCAAGAATGGGATGATGCTCTTAGCAAAGCTAGGTTTGAGTTCAGGTGGTTGGACCAATTTGCTCTGTCATTGGACCCGATGACTGCCACATCATTCCATGATGAGACTCTCCCATCTGATGGTGCAAAAGTGGCTCATTTCTGTTCCATGTGTGGACCCAAGTTCTGTTCGATGAAGATAACCGAGGATGTGAGGAAGTATGCTGAGGAACATGGCTATGGTAGTGCTGAAGAAGCGGTTCAGCAAGGGATGGATGCTATGAGTGCTGAGTTTCAGGCTGCCAAGAAGACTGTGAGTGGTGAACAACATGGTGAGGCTGGTGGAGAGATCTACTTGCCAGAATCATACATCAGTGCtaaaaaaatatga